The Astatotilapia calliptera chromosome 17, fAstCal1.2, whole genome shotgun sequence genome has a segment encoding these proteins:
- the cand1 gene encoding cullin-associated NEDD8-dissociated protein 1 isoform X1: MASASYHISNLLEKMTSSDKDFRFMATNDLMTELQKDSIKLDDDSERKVVRMILKLLEDKNGEVQNLAVKCLGPLVSKVKEYQVETIVDTLCTNMLSDKEQLRDISSIGLKTVIGELPPASSGSALAASVCKKITGRLTSAIAKQEDVSVQLEALDIMADMLCRQGGLLVNFHPSILSCLLPQLTSPRLAVRKRTIMALGHLVMSCGNLVFIDLIEHLLAELGRNDNMSTTRTYIQCTAAISRQAGHRIGEYLEKIIPLVVKFCNVDDDELREYCIQAFESFVRRCPKEVYPHVPTVISICLRYLTYDPNYNFDDEDEDDNAMDAEQNDEDYQGSDDEYSDDDDMSWKVRRAAAKCLDAVVSTRHEMLPEFYRTVSPALVCRFKEREENVKADVFHAYLSLLKQTRPAQSWLADPDAMEQGDTPLTMLQSQVPMIVKALHKQLKEKSVKTRQCCFNMLTELVNVLPGALTQHIPVLIPGDAAAGIIFSLNDKSSSSNLKIDALACLHVIMVTHPAHAFHAHVPALVPPVVSCVGDPFYKITSEALLVTQQLVKVIRPLDSQSEASDSFDPSPYINDLFTCTIKRLKAADIDQEVKERAISCMGQIICNLGDHLPAELPGTLLIFLERLKNEITRLTTVKALTLIAGSPLKIDLRPVLPDAVPILASFLRKNQRALKLCTLAALDILLRNYSSAVTPVMVDAVLAELPPLISESDMHVSQMALSFLSTLAVTHPSSLGQLSGGNILQQLIALVRSPLLQGGALSAMLDFYQALVATDTPGLGYMDLLRMLTGPVYSQSAALPHKQAYCSIAKCVAALTRACPTEGPAVVGQFIQDVKNSRSTDSIRLLALLSLGEVGHHVDLSGQPELKTVILDAFSSSSEEVKSAASYALGSIAVGNLPEYLPFVLQEISSSKRQYLLLHSLKEIISSASVSGLKPYVESVWSLLLKHCECQEEGTRNVVAECLGKLTLIDPETLLPRLKGYLLSGSSYARSSVVTAVKFTISDQPQPIDPLLKNCIGDFLKTLEDPDLNVRRVALVTFNSAAHNKPSLIRELLDSVLPQLYNETKVRKELIREVEMGPFKHTVDDGLDLRKAAFECMYTLLDSCLDRLDIFTFLNHVEDGLKDHYDIKMLTFLMLARLSSLCPSAVLQRLDRLVEPLRATCTTKVKANSVKQEFEKQDELKRSAMRAVVALLTIPEAEKSPLMSEFQSQISSNQELAAIFDSIQRDSSSANMESMDTS; encoded by the exons ATGGCGAGCGCCTCGTACCACATCTCCAACCTGCTGGAGAAAATGACCTCCAGCGACAAGGATTTCAG ATTTATGGCAACTAACGACCTGATGACGGAGCTTCAGAAAGACTCGATCAAGCTGGACGACGACAGCGAGAGGAAG GTGGTGAGGATGATTCTCAAACTGTTGGAAGACAAGAATGGAGAAGTTCAGAACTTGGCTGTCAAATG cCTGGGCCCTCTGGTCAGTAAGGTGAAGGAGTACCAGGTGGAGACGATCGTGGACACTCTGTGCACCAACATGCTTTCAGACAAAGAGCAGCTCAGAGATATTTCCTCCATTGGACTCAAAACAGTCATTGGAGAGCTACCGCCGGCCTCCAGTG GCTCGGCTTTAGCGGCCAGCGTCTGTAAGAAGATAACGGGTCGTTTGACGAGCGCTATCGCCAAACAGGAAGACGTATCTGTGCAGCTGGAGGCACTTGACATCATGGCCGACATGCTCTGCAG ACAGGGGGGTCTGCTGGTGAATTTCCACCCCTCCATCCTCAGCTGCCTTCTGCCTCAGCTCACCTCCCCCCGGCTGGCCGTCAGAAAG AGGACCATCATGGCTCTGGGCCACCTGGTTATGTCCTGCGGAAATCTGGTATTCATCGACCTGATCGAGCACCTCCTCGCCGAGCTGGGGAGGAATGACAACATGTCGACCACCAGGACATACATCCAGTGCACGGCCGCCATCAGCAGACAGGCTGGACACAGGATCG GTGAGTACCTGGAGAAGATCATCCCTCTAGTGGTGAAGTTCTGTAACGTGGACGATGACGAGCTCAGAGAGTACTGCATCCAGGCCTTCGAGTCCTTCGTCAGGAG GTGTCCCAAAGAAGTTTACCCACACGTCCCCACCGTCATCTCCATCTGCCTGCGCTACCTGACCTACGACCCCAACTACAActttgatgatgaagatgaggatgacAACGCCATGGATGCTGAGCAGAACGACGAAGACTATCAAG GCAGCGACGATGAGTACAGTGATGATGACGACATGAGTTGGAAGGTTCGAAGGGCGGCGGCGAAGTGTTTAGATGCTGTCGTCTCGACTCGTCATGAGATGCTCCCGGAATTCTACCGCACCGTGTCTCCTGCGCTCGTCTGTCGCTTCAAG gagagggaggagaatgTAAAGGCGGATGTTTTCCACGCCTACTTGTCGCTGCTCAAacagaccagaccagctcaGAGCTGGTTGGCTGATCCAGACGCCATGGAGCAAGGAGACACGCCGCTGACGATGCTGCAGAGCCAG GTCCCCATGATTGTGAAAGCTCTGCACAAACAGCTAAAGGAGAAAAGCGTGAAAACCCGTCAGTGCTGCTTCAACATGCTGACCGAGCTGGTGAATGTCCTCCCGGGCGCCCTGACTCAGCACATCCCGGTCCTCATACCAGGTGACGCTGCTGCAG GTATCATTTTCTCTCTGAACGACAAGTCGAGCAGCTCAAACCTGAAGATCGACGCTCTAGCCTGCCTCCACGTCATCATGGTCACACACCCCGCTCACGCCTTCCATGCCCATGTCCCTGCCCTTGTCCCGCCCGTGGTGTCATGCGTGGGAGACCCCTTTTACAAGATCACCTCTGAGGCTCTGCTCGTTACTCAACAGCTTGTAAAG GTTATCCGACCActggacagccaatcagaagccaGCGACAGCTTCGATCCCTCCCCTTACATTAACGACCTGTTCACCTGCACCATCAAGCGCCTGAAGGCCGCCGACATTGACCAGGAGGTGAAAGAGCGAGCCATTTCCTGTATGGGGCAGATCATCTGTAACCTAG GTGACCATCTGCCTGCTGAGCTTCCGGGAACGCTGCTGATCTTCTTAGAACGCCTCAAGAATGAGATCACAAGGCTGACAACGGTGAAAG ctcTGACGCTGATTGCCGGCTCACCACTGAAAATCGACCTGAGGCCCGTTCTTCCCGACGCCGTTCCTATCCTCGCCTCCTTCCTCCGGAAGAACCAGCGTGCCCTGAAGCTCTGCACGCTGGCCGCTCTGGACATCCTGCTCAGAAActacag CTCTGCGGTGACTCCGGTCATGGTAGATGCTGTCCTGGCCGAGCTGCCTCCTCTGATCTCTGAGAGCGACATGCACGTGTCTCAGATGGCGCTGAGCTTCCTGTCCACGTTGGCAGTGACTCACCCATCCTCACTGGGTCAGCTGAGCGGAGGGAACATCCTCCAGCAGCTTATTGCGCTGGTTCGATCCCCGCTGCTGCAAGGAGGCGCGCTTTCTGCTATGCTCGACTTCTACCAG GCGCTCGTGGCCACCGACACTCCCGGCCTGGGCTACATGGACCTGCTTAGGATGCTCACTGGCCCCGTTTACTCCCAGAGCGCCGCCCTGCCGCACAAACAAGCATACTGCTCCATTGCCAAGTGCGTCGCTGCTCTGACCAGAGCCTGTCCCACTGAGGGGCCCGCCGTGGTGGGACAGTTCATCCAG GATGTGAAGAACAGCCGTTCCACAGACTCCATCAGGCTCCTCGCTTTGCTCTCATTGGGTGAGGTTGGACACCACGTGGACCTCAGCGGCCAACCAGAGCTCAAGACTGTCATCCTGGATgctttctcctcctccagtgAAGAG GTGAAATCGGCGGCCTCGTACGCGTTGGGCAGCATAGCAGTGGGGAACCTGCCAGAGTACCTGCCCTTCGTCCTGCAGGAGATCTCCTCCTCCAAGAGGCAGTACCTGCTGCTTCACTCGCTCAAAGAGATCATCA gcTCGGCATCCGTCTCCGGGCTGAAGCCCTACGTGGAGTCTGTTTGGTCACTGCTGCTCAAACACTGCGAGTGTCAGGAGGAGGGAACCAGGAACGTGGTAGCCGAGTGTTTGGGCAAACTGACGCTGATTGACCCCGAGACGTTGCTGCCCCGCCTCAAAGGATACCTGCTCTCAG GTTCGTCTTACGCCAGGAGTTCTGTGGTAACGGCTGTGAAGTTTACCATCTCTGACCAGCCGCAGCCCATTGACCCACTGCTGAAGAACTGCATAG GTGATTTCCTGAAGACGCTGGAGGATCCAGACTTGAATGTGCGGCGTGTTGCCTTGGTAACGTTCAACTCCGCCGCCCACAATAAACCCAGTCTGATCCGCGAGCTGCTAGACTCGGTTCTACCGCAGCTGTACAACGAGACCAAAGTCCGGAAGGAGCTGATCCGAGAG GTGGAGATGGGACCCTTCAAACACACGGTGGATGATGGGCTGGACCTTAGGAAGGCTGCGTTCGAGTGTATGTACACTCTGCTGGACAGCTGCCTGGACCGACTCGACATCTTCACCTTCCTCAACCACGTGGAGGACGGTCTGAAGGACCACTACGACATCAAG atgCTGACCTTCCTGATGCTGGCTAGACTGTCATCTCTGTGTCCCAGTGCTGTTCTTCAAAGACTGGACAGACTAGTGGAGCCACTGAGGGCCACCTGTACCACAAAG GTAAAGGCGAACTCAGTGAAGCAGGAGTTCGAGAAGCAGGACGAGCTGAAGCGGTCTGCGATGCGAGCCGTTGTCGCACTGCTCACCATCCCCGAGGCCGAGAAGTCACCGCTGATGTCAGAGTTTCAGTCTCAGATCTCATCTAACCAGGAGCTGGCGGCTATCTTCGACTCCATCCAGAGAGACTCCAGCTCTGCCAACATGGAGTCCATGGATACCAGTTAA
- the cand1 gene encoding cullin-associated NEDD8-dissociated protein 1 isoform X2, with protein MASASYHISNLLEKMTSSDKDFRFMATNDLMTELQKDSIKLDDDSERKVVRMILKLLEDKNGEVQNLAVKCLGPLVSKVKEYQVETIVDTLCTNMLSDKEQLRDISSIGLKTVIGELPPASSGSALAASVCKKITGRLTSAIAKQEDVSVQLEALDIMADMLCRQGGLLVNFHPSILSCLLPQLTSPRLAVRKRTIMALGHLVMSCGNLVFIDLIEHLLAELGRNDNMSTTRTYIQCTAAISRQAGHRIGEYLEKIIPLVVKFCNVDDDELREYCIQAFESFVRRCPKEVYPHVPTVISICLRYLTYDPNYNFDDEDEDDNAMDAEQNDEDYQGSDDEYSDDDDMSWKVRRAAAKCLDAVVSTRHEMLPEFYRTVSPALVCRFKEREENVKADVFHAYLSLLKQTRPAQSWLADPDAMEQGDTPLTMLQSQVPMIVKALHKQLKEKSVKTRQCCFNMLTELVNVLPGALTQHIPVLIPGIIFSLNDKSSSSNLKIDALACLHVIMVTHPAHAFHAHVPALVPPVVSCVGDPFYKITSEALLVTQQLVKVIRPLDSQSEASDSFDPSPYINDLFTCTIKRLKAADIDQEVKERAISCMGQIICNLGDHLPAELPGTLLIFLERLKNEITRLTTVKALTLIAGSPLKIDLRPVLPDAVPILASFLRKNQRALKLCTLAALDILLRNYSSAVTPVMVDAVLAELPPLISESDMHVSQMALSFLSTLAVTHPSSLGQLSGGNILQQLIALVRSPLLQGGALSAMLDFYQALVATDTPGLGYMDLLRMLTGPVYSQSAALPHKQAYCSIAKCVAALTRACPTEGPAVVGQFIQDVKNSRSTDSIRLLALLSLGEVGHHVDLSGQPELKTVILDAFSSSSEEVKSAASYALGSIAVGNLPEYLPFVLQEISSSKRQYLLLHSLKEIISSASVSGLKPYVESVWSLLLKHCECQEEGTRNVVAECLGKLTLIDPETLLPRLKGYLLSGSSYARSSVVTAVKFTISDQPQPIDPLLKNCIGDFLKTLEDPDLNVRRVALVTFNSAAHNKPSLIRELLDSVLPQLYNETKVRKELIREVEMGPFKHTVDDGLDLRKAAFECMYTLLDSCLDRLDIFTFLNHVEDGLKDHYDIKMLTFLMLARLSSLCPSAVLQRLDRLVEPLRATCTTKVKANSVKQEFEKQDELKRSAMRAVVALLTIPEAEKSPLMSEFQSQISSNQELAAIFDSIQRDSSSANMESMDTS; from the exons ATGGCGAGCGCCTCGTACCACATCTCCAACCTGCTGGAGAAAATGACCTCCAGCGACAAGGATTTCAG ATTTATGGCAACTAACGACCTGATGACGGAGCTTCAGAAAGACTCGATCAAGCTGGACGACGACAGCGAGAGGAAG GTGGTGAGGATGATTCTCAAACTGTTGGAAGACAAGAATGGAGAAGTTCAGAACTTGGCTGTCAAATG cCTGGGCCCTCTGGTCAGTAAGGTGAAGGAGTACCAGGTGGAGACGATCGTGGACACTCTGTGCACCAACATGCTTTCAGACAAAGAGCAGCTCAGAGATATTTCCTCCATTGGACTCAAAACAGTCATTGGAGAGCTACCGCCGGCCTCCAGTG GCTCGGCTTTAGCGGCCAGCGTCTGTAAGAAGATAACGGGTCGTTTGACGAGCGCTATCGCCAAACAGGAAGACGTATCTGTGCAGCTGGAGGCACTTGACATCATGGCCGACATGCTCTGCAG ACAGGGGGGTCTGCTGGTGAATTTCCACCCCTCCATCCTCAGCTGCCTTCTGCCTCAGCTCACCTCCCCCCGGCTGGCCGTCAGAAAG AGGACCATCATGGCTCTGGGCCACCTGGTTATGTCCTGCGGAAATCTGGTATTCATCGACCTGATCGAGCACCTCCTCGCCGAGCTGGGGAGGAATGACAACATGTCGACCACCAGGACATACATCCAGTGCACGGCCGCCATCAGCAGACAGGCTGGACACAGGATCG GTGAGTACCTGGAGAAGATCATCCCTCTAGTGGTGAAGTTCTGTAACGTGGACGATGACGAGCTCAGAGAGTACTGCATCCAGGCCTTCGAGTCCTTCGTCAGGAG GTGTCCCAAAGAAGTTTACCCACACGTCCCCACCGTCATCTCCATCTGCCTGCGCTACCTGACCTACGACCCCAACTACAActttgatgatgaagatgaggatgacAACGCCATGGATGCTGAGCAGAACGACGAAGACTATCAAG GCAGCGACGATGAGTACAGTGATGATGACGACATGAGTTGGAAGGTTCGAAGGGCGGCGGCGAAGTGTTTAGATGCTGTCGTCTCGACTCGTCATGAGATGCTCCCGGAATTCTACCGCACCGTGTCTCCTGCGCTCGTCTGTCGCTTCAAG gagagggaggagaatgTAAAGGCGGATGTTTTCCACGCCTACTTGTCGCTGCTCAAacagaccagaccagctcaGAGCTGGTTGGCTGATCCAGACGCCATGGAGCAAGGAGACACGCCGCTGACGATGCTGCAGAGCCAG GTCCCCATGATTGTGAAAGCTCTGCACAAACAGCTAAAGGAGAAAAGCGTGAAAACCCGTCAGTGCTGCTTCAACATGCTGACCGAGCTGGTGAATGTCCTCCCGGGCGCCCTGACTCAGCACATCCCGGTCCTCATACCAG GTATCATTTTCTCTCTGAACGACAAGTCGAGCAGCTCAAACCTGAAGATCGACGCTCTAGCCTGCCTCCACGTCATCATGGTCACACACCCCGCTCACGCCTTCCATGCCCATGTCCCTGCCCTTGTCCCGCCCGTGGTGTCATGCGTGGGAGACCCCTTTTACAAGATCACCTCTGAGGCTCTGCTCGTTACTCAACAGCTTGTAAAG GTTATCCGACCActggacagccaatcagaagccaGCGACAGCTTCGATCCCTCCCCTTACATTAACGACCTGTTCACCTGCACCATCAAGCGCCTGAAGGCCGCCGACATTGACCAGGAGGTGAAAGAGCGAGCCATTTCCTGTATGGGGCAGATCATCTGTAACCTAG GTGACCATCTGCCTGCTGAGCTTCCGGGAACGCTGCTGATCTTCTTAGAACGCCTCAAGAATGAGATCACAAGGCTGACAACGGTGAAAG ctcTGACGCTGATTGCCGGCTCACCACTGAAAATCGACCTGAGGCCCGTTCTTCCCGACGCCGTTCCTATCCTCGCCTCCTTCCTCCGGAAGAACCAGCGTGCCCTGAAGCTCTGCACGCTGGCCGCTCTGGACATCCTGCTCAGAAActacag CTCTGCGGTGACTCCGGTCATGGTAGATGCTGTCCTGGCCGAGCTGCCTCCTCTGATCTCTGAGAGCGACATGCACGTGTCTCAGATGGCGCTGAGCTTCCTGTCCACGTTGGCAGTGACTCACCCATCCTCACTGGGTCAGCTGAGCGGAGGGAACATCCTCCAGCAGCTTATTGCGCTGGTTCGATCCCCGCTGCTGCAAGGAGGCGCGCTTTCTGCTATGCTCGACTTCTACCAG GCGCTCGTGGCCACCGACACTCCCGGCCTGGGCTACATGGACCTGCTTAGGATGCTCACTGGCCCCGTTTACTCCCAGAGCGCCGCCCTGCCGCACAAACAAGCATACTGCTCCATTGCCAAGTGCGTCGCTGCTCTGACCAGAGCCTGTCCCACTGAGGGGCCCGCCGTGGTGGGACAGTTCATCCAG GATGTGAAGAACAGCCGTTCCACAGACTCCATCAGGCTCCTCGCTTTGCTCTCATTGGGTGAGGTTGGACACCACGTGGACCTCAGCGGCCAACCAGAGCTCAAGACTGTCATCCTGGATgctttctcctcctccagtgAAGAG GTGAAATCGGCGGCCTCGTACGCGTTGGGCAGCATAGCAGTGGGGAACCTGCCAGAGTACCTGCCCTTCGTCCTGCAGGAGATCTCCTCCTCCAAGAGGCAGTACCTGCTGCTTCACTCGCTCAAAGAGATCATCA gcTCGGCATCCGTCTCCGGGCTGAAGCCCTACGTGGAGTCTGTTTGGTCACTGCTGCTCAAACACTGCGAGTGTCAGGAGGAGGGAACCAGGAACGTGGTAGCCGAGTGTTTGGGCAAACTGACGCTGATTGACCCCGAGACGTTGCTGCCCCGCCTCAAAGGATACCTGCTCTCAG GTTCGTCTTACGCCAGGAGTTCTGTGGTAACGGCTGTGAAGTTTACCATCTCTGACCAGCCGCAGCCCATTGACCCACTGCTGAAGAACTGCATAG GTGATTTCCTGAAGACGCTGGAGGATCCAGACTTGAATGTGCGGCGTGTTGCCTTGGTAACGTTCAACTCCGCCGCCCACAATAAACCCAGTCTGATCCGCGAGCTGCTAGACTCGGTTCTACCGCAGCTGTACAACGAGACCAAAGTCCGGAAGGAGCTGATCCGAGAG GTGGAGATGGGACCCTTCAAACACACGGTGGATGATGGGCTGGACCTTAGGAAGGCTGCGTTCGAGTGTATGTACACTCTGCTGGACAGCTGCCTGGACCGACTCGACATCTTCACCTTCCTCAACCACGTGGAGGACGGTCTGAAGGACCACTACGACATCAAG atgCTGACCTTCCTGATGCTGGCTAGACTGTCATCTCTGTGTCCCAGTGCTGTTCTTCAAAGACTGGACAGACTAGTGGAGCCACTGAGGGCCACCTGTACCACAAAG GTAAAGGCGAACTCAGTGAAGCAGGAGTTCGAGAAGCAGGACGAGCTGAAGCGGTCTGCGATGCGAGCCGTTGTCGCACTGCTCACCATCCCCGAGGCCGAGAAGTCACCGCTGATGTCAGAGTTTCAGTCTCAGATCTCATCTAACCAGGAGCTGGCGGCTATCTTCGACTCCATCCAGAGAGACTCCAGCTCTGCCAACATGGAGTCCATGGATACCAGTTAA